Within the Salvia hispanica cultivar TCC Black 2014 chromosome 4, UniMelb_Shisp_WGS_1.0, whole genome shotgun sequence genome, the region CGCGTTTATGTGAAgaatacttttttcttaaaaaattctTTCCCGTTTTCCAGTTATTTTTGGTTATGGAAAATCAATCGATATTCTCGAGCTTCTCCAACTCAGAAATGAATGTCGATTTCTAGAGTTTTGATTCTCCATCTTTTCTTCTCAAATCAATCGGAGCATCTTCGAAGATTTTGAACAGGtaatttttatggtttttatgTATAGGAAAATTCACTTGCATTCGATTTTGTGGATTCATGTTCTTTTCTAGCTTCGCGCTTTTTGATTTCTGGTGAAGAATAATTTCGtgtattgattaattttaagaaatggaaaTACGATGAAAAATTATTCTACAGCAGATTTGGAAACTGAAAAAGTTCATACTCTAAACACACAGCTGATGGAAAAATGAACATCCTTGATTTTATGTATCAAttcagtttattttttaattttgaatcatTACTAACTGGTTATTGTTTTTTGCAATTGAGAATGCAATGAGCTGTTAGGGTTAGTGTTGAGGAACTGTTGAATATAATCAACTGATCATGTACAAAATATCTTTTCGTCTACATTATTGAGTTCAAAATATAGGCTACTAGCATTACATTTTAACTGATATTTTGTGGAAGCTGGTAAACATTTGCTGCTCATGTAATATTTTAGAAACAGATTGTTGAAAATGTTGCTAAGGAACTGCTCATAACTGTGTTTCGAGACAGTAACCGAGTTCATCCCCCTGGAGAATTACTCACAGGATAAAGATGCTCGGCATTTCTTACGGGGAGCTGTTCATCATTGTTGGGGCTGCAGCCACCCTTATTGGTACTCTCTTGTTATCTCTCTGCACATACGTAATTCGGTATGAATATGCCCAATCAGCGTCACATCACATGTCATTCCCTGAATCGTTCCATGATTTCATTTTAAGGCCGGATTTTCTAGCGCGATTTTACTTTTAGGCTCAGTTTCCTGCATTTTAGAAACCATGTAAACTTTGGGGTTGTTTAAATAtagggaaaaataaataaaattggtcgAGTTTGCGATTGAATTAGGTCCAAGGATCTTCCAGTGATAGCTAGAACGGCTGGGAGGTTAGCTGGGCGCGCTATCGGATATGTTCAAGTGGCACGTGGACAATTTGAAAGTGTTATGCATCAATCTCAAGCTCGTCAGGTAGTGGTTCTTGCATGGGGCTTTAATGTCTTCTGATGTAACTGGTGTTTATATTTTGCAACTTATTAGAAGATTGCTCTGCTTAGCAGTAGTGTTTTTAATGTTGTCTTCTGTTTGTTTAAGTTGTAGAATTATAGCTTAACCACATATACTTTAAAATGCAAAAGCCATTCTTTGTTTGTTAGTTGTATACTATGCCATTTAGTGCTATTGCACCAGTGCcatctctttaatttatatattaaggTGAATAGGTGATGGTTATATTCCGTTTCTGAATTTTACCTGCAGATTATATGTATGTGATGACCTTCTCAGTGGGAATAGTATGATAGTCTTCATTTCCATTTCGATGGTCATATATGTCTGCAAGATTACCCTTATTGTCTGAAAGTAATTTATGTTCTCGTTCTACAATTTGATTGTTTTAGCATGGGAAAATCTGTTAATTTCTGTCAGGTGCATAAAGAACTGCAAGATACAATGTCACAACTAGAAGCAATACGCCATGAAGTTCGGTCCATTTCTTTCATGAACCCTGGTCCCTTGACAACAAGACTTGTTGATAATCTTGCTAGTCAACCACCTGTTACAAATGGTACCCATTTGGTTACAACTTTTTGTTGTCGTATGCAAGTAGCTTTTTCTTGTCATTctcattttgttttgttactTGATTAAGTGGAAAAGGAATCTTCAAAACCTCCTCAGGAGAACAATGTCTTCCAGTAGCACGACCAAGGTGACTTCGGAACTATGATACTAGTAGTCTAAATTCAAGTCCTTATTGAACTTTCAACTTTCTTAAGGATCACAGTCCGACGACCTTTTCTCTGTCTGATATACATAGTCAAGCAAGCGCATATGCAAGATTGGCTGAATCTGCACCCTTGACTGCAAATTCCTTGGACGATGTTCTTAATGAGTTAAAGGATGATTCTGGTCAGTTCGTTGTTCTACCTATATCAGCTGAAACTGCTAAACTGTTGCCCTGTCAAAAAGGTGACCATATCTAAATTTCTGTTTGGGGCTCTTTCATCACCATGCTTCTACCTACCAATTTACGTTATCAGCAGAAAGCtcttttcctatttttctGCACAAATTGTGTCACGTATTTCATTGACTAAGAAACTCACTAGTAAATTTGGGGTCAGGTGATTTGAGTGGATCCGACTTATTGTTAGAGGCAGTACTTGAGGAAGAGGTGGCCCGCAATGCAAAGAGTTTCTTCTCTCAAGCCCAAAACCAAACAAAGAGTGAATgagtaaataatatttttcctcaagtttgttttgaaaaaaaataactgtCAAACCAGTAAAAGCAATTGAATACTACTCTTGATAATCTTTATGCTGCATATTACATTGCATTAGTCTACTTAGTTGTGGCTGAGTTTTGATAGTATCATGCAACAAAGCGCAAACTGGGAAGCATCAAGCTCGCTGTTTTACTTGAAATGACTCTAGCACTACCCAGAACatgaaaagatttaattaatttccgaGGAGCATCTTCACTCTTCTGTACTTTGCTTCTGCCCCTACTTTTTCTTCGTTTCCCTTGACCACATCATATCAATGTTATCGCAGTAACATATGGTGGCTTTTGATGGGCTTGCACCACTCTCTTTGTCAGTACTCCTATGTAACTTCTACTCTTAGTTTTTTACTCGAGATAAGTAGCAATGTAGCTCAGTCTTAGTTTCAATTTCTTCCTAAATATCTAAAGATTTTGAAACCCACTTTTAccaatcttattttattggtGCCATTATGTTGAAGCATAGCacataaattttgaatgaatttttGTGTCATACTATTTGTTTATAGGCTATAGTAAGTTAAGAGTCTCTCCAATGACGTCCTACCCGGTaggacgtccgccgtagtaGCTCCGAAGGGCGCCCGCGCCCGTCCCATTTGCCTGTCGCATGGGCTCGCCCGTCCTCCCCACGGGCGGGCAcacgtccgccattgtggcgacACTCGGACGCCCCGTTCGGACGTCcgacttttatatatttcattcacaccatttgtgttgacaagtttctctctctaaatctacaaatttcatttctacaaTAATGGAGTACAATATGAATTCCCCCACCACGAGCGGCGGAAACACACCCCCGATTCCCACCGGAACAGAGGGAAACTTTGTGGGGATGAAACCCCAATTtgcggggatgaatccccaaatGGTGAGGATGGCAGGGATGACTCCCCAAATGTTCTACAATATGTTCCAGTTGATGAGTCAGATGGGTGGTATGATGACCGGGtagcggggatgggcggtacgcCGTCAAATATGGCGAGGGTGGGGGGTGGGGTGGGATGATGCCAGGGGCAGCGGGGTTTGGCGGTATGCCGTCAAATATGGCGGGggtgggtgggatgatgcccggggcagtggggatgggcggtacgccgccaaatatggcggtGGGTGGGTCGATGCAGCACAGGAGCCCGAGGACGCATAGGGAATCTGTCTATCGTtcatatatagatttgttggccGACGATTCCCCTAGTACTGTTCCGGAGACTCAGTACGCCGGCATCGAGACTTTTTTGAGGAGTTTGGGAGCGGAGTTGAGGCTATCGCCGATCCGTGAGGCTCCCGATGAGGCGGAGCTTACTGCAAGGAGCAGGAGCAAAGGCAAGGGCAAGACTAGGGGCGGAGGTAGGGGCAAGGGCAAAGTCCCGATCTGGATCGTGTGGGAAAATTTCGCGCTTGCGAAGGCCTGGGTCGGTGTAGTAGAGGATCCCTATGTCGGGCCGAACCAGTATGTTGACCGATTGTGGCTTCGCATTAGTGAGGCCTGCCGCATATGCAAACCGTGCGGAGCGAAGCCTCGCACTTCCGAGCAATGCCGGAAACAGTGGCTTCGGTTGAGGCCTAAGCTCAGTCGTTTTGCCGCCctctaccaaaacaacatGCGCATGACAACCAACGGCATGTCTGAGGATGATGTGAAGAGACGAGCATTGGCCCAATACCCCGACAAAGAATTTAAGTTCAAAGAGTTTGACCAGTGGGAGGCCTTTCTCGTGGTCAAGGAATCGCAAAAGTTTGTTGTGGGTGTCGATCCGGGCTggaagcggacgaagatcaactcttccgGTGAGTACAGCAGCAGTGCTGGTTCGCACTAGCTCCCCGGAGCCGAGGAAGTGGCCCCGCTACCACGAACAGTCtctcgccgtcgccgtcgcccgATGGGGCAAAAGGCTGCGCAACGGATGGTAAGGGGAAGCGGCAGCGGCAACGGGTCCTACGAGGTCGAATCGGAGGCCCTAGAAGACCCAGGGAACGACCGTCTCGCCCGCGCGCAGCTAACGAAGACCCCGATGCAGAGCACGAGTAAGTGGTTTAACACTCACGATCCTGTGTTCAAAAGGCTGTGCAAGGATGTGGTCGATCAATGTCGGCGCGATTTATGAATGCCACCCATTGAAGATTATGGCGTCGAGATTGGGGGCGGGCACGTCAGAGGCGGCAGCGGCACGGGCGAcggggacgaggacgaggaggagtgagagccgagggtattatgtaattttatttttaaataatgtaatttttttttaaattatgtaattttctttaaattatgtaattttttttaattatgtattttaatgaagttttcGAATTTTTCCGTATTCCGTGTCgacattttaattccgtaaattttaagttcgtaaattgaataattgtgggaagtcctagtgatgtggcagtggaatgagaagggctagtgatgacgtggcagacagttttgtgggaagtcctagtagGAGGAGCACCACCGGAGACGCTTTAAGTCTTAgtttaatttactaaataaattGGTCCACTTGTTCACTCTTTTGGCATTCTTGAAAACgattttctccaattaatagGTTTCCTAGGAATCTTTGGTGACATTGAGTTTGATAAATTGTCACAAGTTATACACTCTCATATACGTATGTGTATGAATGTATTCATTAAGTTAATTGAACATAAAGTCATAGGAATCACTTACTATgaaacttgaaattttttattggaatttaaACCCAAGCAAATCTATatctatactatatataaaaggggagttttgggaggttttgaataatcattttatgttGAGGGATGTAGatgtaattaatataaaattcagaaattaatcctaataaatatataatccacTTAGTTG harbors:
- the LOC125220793 gene encoding glutathione S-transferase T3-like codes for the protein MAVGGSMQHRSPRTHRESVYRSYIDLLADDSPSTVPETQYAGIETFLRSLGAELRLSPIREAPDEAELTARSRSKGKGKTRGGGRGKGKVPIWIVWENFALAKAWVGVVEDPYVGPNQYVDRLWLRISEACRICKPCGAKPRTSEQCRKQWLRLRPKLSRFAALYQNNMRMTTNGMSEDDVKRRALAQYPDKEFKFKEFDQWEAFLVVKESQKFVVGVDPGWKRTKINSSGEYSSSAGSH